Proteins found in one Amycolatopsis aidingensis genomic segment:
- a CDS encoding YraN family protein → MAAAHLRGLGLWVLERNWSCRDGELDLLATDGHSLIVCEVKTRSSRSFGPPEESVTRTKSKRIRRLARLWLREQGIGWCRMRFDVISIETAEGTPRLRHIEGAF, encoded by the coding sequence ATGGCCGCGGCCCACCTGCGCGGGCTCGGGCTGTGGGTGCTGGAACGGAACTGGAGCTGCCGGGATGGGGAGCTGGACCTGCTCGCCACCGACGGCCACTCGCTGATCGTCTGCGAGGTCAAGACCCGCTCGAGCCGCAGCTTCGGGCCGCCGGAGGAGTCGGTCACCAGGACCAAGAGCAAGCGGATCCGGCGGCTCGCCCGGTTGTGGCTGCGCGAGCAGGGGATCGGCTGGTGCCGGATGCGCTTCGACGTGATCTCGATCGAGACGGCCGAGGGCACGCCCCGCCTGCGGCATATCGAGGGGGCGTTCTGA
- the dprA gene encoding DNA-processing protein DprA yields MKPAYDPDRPDGPRRARAYLLRVAEPPASALAAFVAEHGPVAAAERVREQRVPKAVAQETCARREAALAAEDLAVAAQADARLVTPEDEEWPAWPLLCLEVATGRGVPDVATPLGLWVRGNATLEQAADRAVAVVGARAATGYGEHTSAEFGYGLAERGMTVFSGAAYGVDGAAHRGALAAGGVTVAVLGCALDAGYPAGHLGLCNRIAEHGLVVSEYPPGTPPARHRFLVRNRLIAALTAGSVVVEAGARSGARNTAATAGALGKVVMAVPGPIGSVTSVGCHQMIRAGEATLVASVADVLDTVGRIGTDLRPEAARPRRSTDGLGPQALRVHEALGARKGKSPERIATESGVPLARVRAILPALELDGLGERCESGWRRARETERTP; encoded by the coding sequence GTGAAACCCGCCTACGACCCGGACCGGCCGGATGGCCCCCGCCGCGCCAGGGCCTACCTGCTGCGGGTCGCCGAGCCACCGGCGTCGGCGCTGGCCGCCTTCGTCGCCGAACACGGTCCGGTCGCGGCGGCGGAACGGGTGCGCGAGCAGCGGGTGCCGAAGGCGGTGGCGCAGGAGACCTGCGCCCGTCGCGAGGCGGCGCTGGCGGCCGAGGACCTCGCCGTGGCGGCGCAGGCCGATGCCCGGCTGGTGACCCCAGAGGACGAGGAATGGCCCGCGTGGCCGCTGCTGTGCCTCGAGGTGGCGACCGGGCGGGGCGTGCCGGACGTGGCCACCCCGCTCGGGCTGTGGGTGCGCGGCAACGCCACCCTGGAGCAGGCCGCCGACCGGGCGGTCGCGGTGGTCGGGGCCCGTGCCGCCACCGGATACGGGGAGCACACCAGCGCCGAGTTCGGCTACGGCCTCGCCGAGCGTGGCATGACGGTGTTCTCCGGCGCGGCCTACGGCGTGGACGGTGCGGCCCATCGGGGCGCGCTGGCAGCGGGCGGGGTGACCGTGGCGGTACTCGGTTGCGCACTGGACGCGGGCTACCCGGCCGGCCACCTCGGCCTGTGCAACCGGATCGCCGAACACGGCCTGGTGGTGAGTGAGTACCCGCCTGGCACCCCGCCAGCACGGCATCGGTTCCTGGTCCGCAACCGGCTGATCGCCGCGCTGACCGCAGGCAGTGTGGTGGTGGAGGCCGGCGCGCGCAGCGGGGCCAGGAACACCGCGGCCACCGCGGGCGCGCTCGGCAAGGTGGTGATGGCGGTGCCCGGTCCGATCGGCTCGGTGACCTCGGTCGGCTGCCACCAGATGATCCGTGCCGGGGAGGCCACCCTGGTCGCCTCGGTGGCCGATGTCCTGGACACCGTCGGCCGGATCGGTACCGACCTCCGACCGGAGGCGGCTCGCCCGCGCCGGTCCACCGACGGGCTCGGCCCCCAGGCACTGCGGGTGCACGAGGCCCTCGGCGCCCGCAAGGGCAAGTCCCCCGAGCGCATCGCCACCGAATCCGGGGTTCCCCTCGCGCGCGTCCGCGCCATCCTGCCCGCCCTCGAACTGGACGGTCTTGGCGAACGCTGCGAGAGCGGCTGGCGCCGTGCCCGCGAAACGGAGCGCACGCCATGA
- a CDS encoding YifB family Mg chelatase-like AAA ATPase: MALARAWAIGLLGIEGRPVEIEADIGAGLPRTTLVGLPDPGLREAKERVRAAIRNTVGGWPDQPVTLGLSPANLPKVGSGYDLGIAVAVLAAAGKVPATKLPGTVLLGELALDGRIRPVRGVLPALLAARRAGLTSAVVPAESLFEAVLVDGLRVGGAARLAEVLGWLRGEQDLLAAEPPAGDEAAEVPDLADVLGQPEARWALEVAAAGGHHLLLTGPPGVGKTMLARRLPGLLPRLTREDSLEVTAVHSVHGSLSAASPLVRVPPFVAPHHSISAAALVGGGSGLASPGAISQAHRGVLFLDEACEFTPKLLDSLRTAVEDGEVRIARQRGAVCFPARFQLVLATNPCPCAPPREADCSCSPSARRRYLGRLSGPLLDRVDLRVRMRPIVAMNAREHGDPEPTETVRARVLRARERAALRWSEHGWRTNAEVPGPVLRREYALPAKVTALLDTGLRRGSVTARGADRCLRIAWTLSDLAGTERPDADHVASALEFRDRRAA, from the coding sequence ATGGCACTGGCACGAGCATGGGCGATCGGGCTGCTTGGCATCGAAGGCAGGCCGGTGGAGATCGAGGCCGACATCGGGGCGGGCCTGCCAAGGACGACCCTGGTCGGGCTGCCCGATCCGGGGCTGCGCGAGGCGAAGGAACGGGTGCGCGCCGCCATCCGCAACACCGTGGGCGGCTGGCCGGACCAGCCGGTCACCCTCGGCCTTTCCCCGGCCAACCTGCCGAAGGTGGGCTCGGGCTACGACCTTGGCATCGCGGTTGCGGTGCTGGCGGCCGCGGGCAAGGTGCCGGCGACCAAACTGCCCGGCACCGTGTTGCTCGGCGAGCTCGCACTGGACGGCCGGATCCGCCCGGTGCGCGGGGTGCTGCCCGCCCTGCTCGCCGCGCGCCGGGCCGGGTTGACCAGCGCCGTGGTGCCCGCCGAGTCGCTGTTCGAGGCCGTGCTGGTGGACGGCCTGCGGGTGGGCGGCGCCGCCCGGCTGGCCGAGGTGCTGGGCTGGCTGCGTGGGGAGCAGGACCTCCTGGCGGCCGAGCCGCCCGCCGGGGACGAGGCCGCCGAGGTACCCGATCTGGCCGACGTCCTCGGGCAGCCGGAGGCCAGATGGGCGCTGGAGGTCGCCGCCGCGGGCGGGCACCACCTGCTGCTCACCGGGCCGCCAGGCGTCGGCAAGACGATGCTGGCTCGCAGGCTGCCCGGCCTGCTGCCCCGGCTGACGAGGGAGGACTCGCTCGAGGTCACCGCGGTGCATTCGGTGCACGGCTCGCTGTCGGCCGCTTCCCCGCTGGTGCGGGTGCCGCCGTTCGTGGCGCCGCACCATTCGATCTCCGCGGCGGCGCTGGTCGGCGGTGGCAGCGGGCTCGCCTCCCCCGGCGCGATCAGTCAGGCGCACCGCGGTGTGTTGTTCCTCGACGAGGCCTGCGAGTTCACGCCGAAACTACTGGACAGCCTGCGCACCGCGGTTGAGGACGGTGAGGTGCGGATCGCGCGGCAACGGGGCGCGGTCTGCTTCCCGGCGCGTTTCCAGCTGGTGCTGGCGACCAACCCGTGTCCCTGCGCACCGCCGCGGGAGGCGGACTGCAGCTGCTCGCCCTCGGCCCGGCGGCGCTACCTCGGGCGGCTGTCCGGGCCGCTGCTGGACCGGGTGGACCTGCGGGTGCGGATGCGGCCCATCGTCGCGATGAACGCGCGGGAGCACGGCGATCCGGAACCGACCGAGACCGTGCGGGCGAGGGTACTGCGGGCAAGGGAACGGGCGGCGCTGCGCTGGTCCGAGCACGGGTGGCGGACCAACGCCGAGGTTCCTGGGCCGGTGCTGCGCCGCGAGTACGCCCTGCCTGCCAAGGTGACGGCGCTGCTGGACACCGGGCTGCGCCGCGGCTCGGTCACCGCGCGGGGAGCCGATCGTTGCCTGCGGATCGCCTGGACGCTCAGCGATCTGGCCGGCACCGAACGGCCGGATGCCGACCATGTGGCCAGCGCACTGGAGTTCCGTGATCGGAGGGCGGCGTGA